A portion of the Burkholderia pseudomultivorans genome contains these proteins:
- a CDS encoding DUF3429 domain-containing protein: MRAALHRYRVPAALALAGLAPFVALSWLSVHASAANDDYVHALLNYAACIASFVGAVHWGVALRASESPPRQRILYGWSVIPALMAWAVLMCRASARGSRQWRSCLSPARPSTACCGERISFRLGISRCGAC; encoded by the coding sequence ATGCGTGCGGCGCTGCATCGCTACCGCGTTCCCGCAGCGTTGGCGCTGGCCGGCCTGGCGCCGTTCGTCGCGCTGTCGTGGCTGAGTGTCCACGCGTCGGCTGCCAATGACGATTACGTGCACGCGCTGCTGAACTACGCCGCGTGTATCGCGTCGTTCGTCGGGGCCGTGCATTGGGGTGTCGCGCTGCGCGCATCCGAGTCGCCGCCCCGCCAGCGCATTCTTTACGGATGGAGCGTGATCCCCGCATTGATGGCGTGGGCCGTGCTCATGTGCCGGGCATCGGCGCGCGGCTCACGGCAATGGCGATCGTGCTTGTCGCCTGCGCGGCCGTCGACGGCGTGCTGTGGAGAAAGGATTTCGTTCCGGCTTGGTATTTCGCGTTGCGGTGCCTGTTGA
- a CDS encoding sigma-70 family RNA polymerase sigma factor, with translation MNCSHDSLRPSSGKGRSTKLHSGRQQRRDASRGRSRPGGRTEFTADAVVQPDEAPDAHAELDQLLSRVAAGDEHAFAQLYRSTAARLYGVIVRMIRDRHEAEDLLQDVFTTAWRRADSFDAGRGTAMTWLMTLARNRTIDRIRQHREVPLDDELAMSIPDENPTPDLGAQASQERLRLERGLAHLGERQAYVLREAFHGGASYAELAERMQVPLGTMKSWIRRSLMRLKVYLEQ, from the coding sequence ATGAACTGCTCGCACGATTCGCTCCGCCCGTCGTCCGGCAAGGGTCGATCGACGAAGCTGCATTCAGGCAGGCAGCAACGCCGGGACGCGTCCCGCGGGAGGTCGCGCCCGGGCGGCAGAACCGAATTCACCGCCGATGCGGTCGTTCAGCCCGACGAAGCACCCGACGCGCATGCGGAACTCGACCAATTGCTGTCTCGCGTCGCCGCCGGCGACGAGCACGCGTTCGCGCAGTTGTATCGATCGACGGCGGCGCGGCTGTACGGCGTGATCGTCCGGATGATCCGCGACCGCCACGAAGCGGAAGACCTGCTTCAGGACGTGTTCACGACGGCGTGGCGTCGCGCCGATTCATTCGACGCCGGACGCGGCACGGCGATGACATGGCTGATGACGCTCGCACGCAATCGGACCATCGACCGGATCAGGCAGCACCGCGAGGTTCCGCTCGACGACGAACTGGCGATGTCGATCCCCGACGAAAACCCGACGCCCGATCTCGGCGCGCAGGCGAGCCAGGAGCGCCTGCGTCTGGAGCGCGGGCTCGCGCATCTGGGCGAACGGCAGGCCTATGTGCTGCGGGAAGCGTTTCATGGCGGCGCGTCGTACGCGGAGCTGGCCGAACGCATGCAGGTGCCGCTCGGCACGATGAAGAGCTGGATTCGCCGCAGCCTGATGCGACTCAAGGTGTATCTCGAGCAATGA
- a CDS encoding NAD(P)/FAD-dependent oxidoreductase, giving the protein MTSFSDSPANIAIVGAGIAGLACARVLSDAGHRVTVYEKSRGVGGRMSTRRADGWQADHGAQYFTAQHPAFVAEISRWVAGGAAAPWAARVASIGSRWPRALLAPAQRFVGVPGMTAPARHLSAGIETVPETTITGLMRDEHGWRLISSEHRALDARHDVVIVAVPAPQAVPLLQRAEPGLAVIAQRTGMRPAWAVMAQCGHLPNPGFDAAFVNSGPLGWIAHDTSKPGRTGASTWVLHATPDWSQAHLEAPPEQITRTLLDAFRDIVGATADTATAHRWRYAEPAPSSVATPGRFAWRAGPRIGLCGDWLGGGKIEGAWLSGTDLGGAVADTLITH; this is encoded by the coding sequence ATGACTTCATTTTCCGATTCGCCCGCCAACATCGCGATCGTCGGCGCGGGAATCGCCGGACTGGCCTGCGCACGCGTCCTCTCCGATGCGGGCCACCGAGTGACGGTGTACGAGAAAAGCCGTGGCGTGGGCGGGCGCATGAGCACGCGCCGCGCGGACGGCTGGCAGGCCGATCACGGCGCGCAGTATTTCACCGCGCAACATCCGGCATTCGTCGCCGAAATATCGCGATGGGTCGCCGGCGGCGCTGCCGCCCCGTGGGCCGCGCGCGTCGCATCGATCGGCTCACGCTGGCCGCGGGCACTGCTCGCGCCAGCTCAGCGATTTGTCGGCGTGCCGGGCATGACTGCGCCGGCGCGCCATCTGTCGGCCGGAATCGAAACGGTGCCCGAGACGACGATCACGGGGTTGATGCGAGACGAACATGGCTGGCGACTGATCTCGTCCGAGCATCGTGCGCTGGACGCGCGTCACGACGTCGTCATCGTCGCGGTTCCGGCGCCGCAGGCCGTCCCGCTCCTGCAGCGCGCCGAACCGGGTCTCGCGGTGATTGCCCAGCGTACCGGGATGCGCCCGGCCTGGGCCGTGATGGCGCAGTGCGGCCATTTGCCGAACCCGGGATTCGACGCCGCATTCGTCAATTCCGGTCCGCTTGGCTGGATCGCCCATGACACGTCCAAGCCCGGGCGCACCGGCGCGAGCACGTGGGTGCTGCACGCGACACCCGACTGGAGCCAGGCTCATCTGGAGGCGCCGCCCGAGCAGATAACGCGCACGCTGCTGGACGCCTTTCGGGACATCGTGGGCGCCACCGCCGACACGGCAACCGCCCATCGCTGGCGCTATGCCGAGCCGGCGCCGTCGTCTGTCGCGACTCCCGGCCGCTTTGCGTGGCGGGCTGGCCCGCGCATCGGACTGTGCGGCGACTGGCTGGGCGGCGGCAAGATCGAAGGCGCGTGGCTCAGCGGCACCGACCTCGGCGGCGCGGTGGCCGACACCCTGATCACGCACTGA
- a CDS encoding cryptochrome/photolyase family protein, with the protein MKTLRLVLGDQLDPNHHWFSDVRAETIYVLMEVRQETDYTLHHAQKLIAIFAAMRRFARLLRDAGHRVHYIEIDDPLNRQAIPANLDSVAELHGAACIEYLLPDEWRVDQQLSAYAAAASVPVRAVDTGHFHTTRDEVAQVLGAGRSWIMDRFYRSMRVRHRVLLDGEGRPAGGQWNYDAENRQAWSGSPAEPADWRPHHDHRALWQQIVAAGVRSFGEPSAGDFRWPVDRAEALACLDAFIRDALPFFGQFQDAMHGSARRLFHSMLSFALNVKMLNPREVVARAEHAYRSGAAPLAAVEGFIRQILGWREFVRGVYWARMPGYENSNAFGHRRPLPPWFWDGRTRMACMSHALRQSLEDAHAHHILRLMVIGNFALLAGLDPHEVHEWYLGVYIDAFEWVEMPNTLGMSQYADGGAMATKPYVSSAAYIHRMSNYCKGCAYDRNARTGARACPFNALYWDFFDRHRGALQHNNRLGMVYRQLARFDDAALEAIRLQADSVVRNLESL; encoded by the coding sequence ATGAAGACTTTAAGGCTTGTCCTCGGCGATCAGCTGGACCCGAATCATCATTGGTTTTCCGATGTCCGGGCCGAAACGATCTACGTGCTGATGGAAGTTCGGCAGGAAACCGACTACACGCTCCATCACGCTCAGAAGCTGATTGCGATCTTTGCGGCGATGCGCCGCTTCGCGAGGCTGTTGCGCGATGCGGGCCATCGCGTGCACTACATCGAGATCGACGACCCGCTCAATCGTCAGGCCATTCCCGCCAACCTGGACAGTGTCGCCGAGCTTCACGGCGCGGCGTGCATCGAGTATCTGCTGCCGGACGAATGGCGGGTCGACCAGCAGCTGAGCGCCTATGCGGCAGCGGCGAGCGTGCCGGTTCGCGCGGTCGATACCGGTCATTTCCATACGACGCGCGACGAGGTCGCGCAAGTGCTCGGAGCGGGCCGATCATGGATCATGGATCGCTTCTACCGGAGCATGCGCGTGCGGCATCGCGTCTTGCTCGACGGGGAAGGGCGGCCTGCAGGCGGGCAGTGGAACTACGATGCCGAGAACCGCCAGGCGTGGTCCGGCTCGCCCGCGGAACCGGCCGACTGGCGTCCGCATCACGATCATCGCGCGCTGTGGCAACAGATCGTTGCGGCGGGCGTGCGCAGCTTCGGGGAGCCGTCGGCCGGCGACTTCCGCTGGCCCGTCGATCGCGCCGAAGCGCTCGCCTGCCTCGACGCCTTCATCCGGGATGCGCTACCGTTTTTCGGGCAGTTCCAGGACGCGATGCACGGGAGCGCGCGGCGCCTGTTCCACTCGATGCTGTCGTTCGCGCTCAATGTGAAAATGTTGAATCCGCGCGAAGTCGTCGCGCGGGCCGAGCACGCGTATCGCAGCGGCGCGGCGCCGCTTGCCGCCGTCGAAGGGTTCATCCGGCAGATACTGGGCTGGCGCGAGTTCGTGCGCGGCGTGTACTGGGCACGCATGCCGGGCTATGAAAACAGCAACGCGTTCGGTCATCGCCGCCCGTTGCCGCCTTGGTTCTGGGATGGCCGCACGCGCATGGCCTGCATGTCGCACGCGCTGCGGCAGTCGCTCGAAGACGCGCATGCGCACCACATCCTGCGGCTGATGGTGATCGGCAACTTTGCGCTGCTGGCCGGGCTGGATCCGCACGAGGTGCATGAGTGGTACCTCGGTGTCTATATCGATGCGTTCGAATGGGTCGAGATGCCGAACACGCTCGGGATGAGTCAATACGCCGACGGCGGGGCAATGGCGACCAAGCCCTACGTTTCCAGCGCCGCGTACATCCATCGGATGAGCAATTACTGCAAGGGCTGCGCGTACGACCGCAATGCGCGAACCGGCGCGCGCGCATGCCCGTTCAACGCGCTGTACTGGGACTTTTTCGACCGGCACCGCGGCGCGCTGCAGCACAACAACCGGCTCGGGATGGTCTATCGGCAGCTCGCGCGCTTTGATGACGCGGCGCTCGAAGCGATTCGCCTGCAGGCTGACAGCGTGGTGCGGAATCTCGAATCGCTGTAG
- the folE gene encoding GTP cyclohydrolase I: MGNLIDAPEHTLTAIDEGIPLSHIIRRRLENAGARFHANDNIAAHLRDGELDALQNEVAQGMEAVLRSLVIDVDNDHNTRETSRRVAKMFIREVFAGRYDAAPSVTEFPNVERLDELLIVGPLRVRSACSHHLCPIMGRIWIGVLPSAASNLIGLSKYGRLVNWVMTRPQIQEEAVKQIADLLESRISPDGLAVVLEAEHFCMHWRGTKDDQAKMTNSVMRGKFLADASLRREFLALLSGKNA; encoded by the coding sequence ATGGGCAATCTGATCGACGCTCCCGAACACACCTTGACCGCGATCGACGAGGGCATTCCTCTGTCGCACATCATCCGTCGTCGGCTCGAGAACGCGGGCGCGCGCTTCCATGCGAACGACAACATCGCCGCGCACCTGCGCGACGGCGAACTCGATGCGTTGCAGAACGAAGTTGCGCAGGGAATGGAAGCGGTGCTGCGCTCGCTCGTGATCGATGTCGACAACGACCACAACACCCGGGAGACCTCGCGGCGCGTCGCGAAGATGTTCATCCGCGAAGTGTTCGCGGGCCGCTACGACGCGGCGCCGTCCGTCACCGAATTCCCGAACGTCGAGCGGCTGGACGAGTTGCTGATCGTCGGGCCGCTGCGCGTGCGCAGCGCCTGCTCGCATCATCTCTGCCCGATCATGGGTCGCATCTGGATCGGCGTGCTGCCGAGCGCCGCGTCGAATCTGATCGGCCTGTCGAAGTACGGAAGGCTCGTGAACTGGGTCATGACGCGCCCGCAGATCCAGGAAGAAGCGGTCAAGCAGATCGCCGATCTCCTCGAATCGCGCATCTCGCCCGACGGCCTTGCCGTCGTACTCGAGGCCGAGCACTTCTGCATGCATTGGCGCGGCACCAAGGACGACCAGGCAAAAATGACCAACAGCGTGATGCGCGGGAAATTTCTCGCGGACGCATCGCTTCGCCGAGAGTTTCTCGCCTTGTTGTCCGGAAAGAATGCGTAA
- a CDS encoding SDR family NAD(P)-dependent oxidoreductase: MAFVWICGATGAVGSALARRLDAKGVSVVLTARHADSLGALADTMSRERVVVAPADATDAAALDRALEAGVERFGVPDGLAHCIGSIVVKPMHSTSDSELHDAFAANYFSAWNALRAFVRMLLAAQAGGSAVLFGSVASRTGFPNHEAIASAKAAVGALAQVAAATYAARGIRVNCIHPGLIVSAMSARLTSAPQVAKRLADANPLGRLGVGDDPAALAAFLLSADASWVTGQQFGVDGGQGALIVSPRS; this comes from the coding sequence ATGGCTTTTGTCTGGATTTGCGGGGCAACGGGAGCCGTCGGCAGCGCACTTGCGCGCCGGCTGGACGCCAAGGGCGTTTCAGTGGTGCTCACAGCCCGACACGCTGATAGTCTCGGCGCCCTTGCCGACACGATGTCGCGCGAGCGTGTGGTCGTTGCGCCCGCCGACGCGACTGATGCGGCGGCGCTCGATCGGGCGCTCGAGGCAGGCGTCGAGCGATTCGGTGTGCCGGACGGGCTTGCGCATTGCATCGGCTCGATCGTCGTCAAGCCGATGCATTCGACTTCGGATTCCGAACTGCATGACGCGTTCGCGGCGAATTACTTTTCGGCATGGAACGCATTGCGCGCGTTCGTCCGCATGTTGCTCGCCGCTCAGGCCGGGGGCAGTGCGGTGCTGTTCGGCAGTGTCGCGTCGAGAACCGGGTTCCCGAACCATGAAGCCATCGCCAGCGCGAAAGCCGCGGTTGGCGCGCTCGCGCAGGTGGCGGCCGCCACCTACGCGGCGCGCGGGATTCGCGTCAACTGCATTCATCCCGGCCTGATCGTCTCGGCGATGTCCGCGCGTCTGACGAGTGCGCCGCAGGTCGCGAAGCGCCTCGCGGACGCCAATCCGCTCGGACGACTCGGCGTCGGCGACGATCCCGCCGCGCTTGCGGCGTTCCTGTTGAGCGCCGATGCGTCATGGGTGACCGGCCAGCAGTTCGGCGTCGATGGCGGCCAGGGTGCGCTGATCGTCTCGCCGAGGTCGTGA